CAAAAATGTAGAGGCAGAGGTGGTCGGGTTTCATGGCGACCGGCTTTATCTGATGCCGGCGAATGATGTGCGGGGACTGTCACCCGGAGCCAAGGTCATCCCGTGGGATCATGCCGGGGCGTCCCCTGTGCCTGGCGATTCCCGTCAGCGACGCCGCCGGGCTTCGGACCAGGTTAGAAGGTTTCCCGTGGGCGACGGGCTACTGGGCAGGGTAGTCGACGGAGCGGGCCGCCCGCTTGACGGTCTTGGCGCGCTAAAGGCGGAGCATTACGCCCCACTTACGAACCAGCCCATCAACCCGCTCGATCGCGCCCCGATCAGTCAGGTGCTGGATGTAGGCGTGCGCGCCATCAATGCGCTGCTCACCGTTGGAAGAGGTCAGCGCATGGGCCTGTTTGCCGGGTCCGGGGTGGGGAAAAGCGTCCTGCTGGGCATGATGGCGCGCTATACCAGCGCGGACGTGATCGTTGTCGGCCTGATTGGCGAGCGGGGTCGGGAGGTTAAGGATTTCATCGAGCAAATCCTGGGACCCGAAGGATTGGCTCGCTCGGTGGTAGTTGCTGCGCCGGCCGATACCCTGCCCCTGGTACGACTGCAGGGCGCTTCCTACGCGACATCCATTGCGGAATATTTTCGGGATCAGGGCAAGAATGTGCTGCTGATCATGGATTCCCTTACGCGCTACGCAATGGCGCAGCGCGAGATTGCGTTGGCCATCGGCGAACCCCCCGCCACAAAAGGATATCCACCGTCAGTGTTCGCCAGGTTGCCTCAGCTGGTCGAACGGGCAGGGAACGGCCTCAGCGGGAGCGGTTCCATCACTGCTTTCTACACGGTTTTGACTGAGGGGGATGATCAGCAGGATCCCATCGCGGACGCGGCCCGCGCGATCCTGGATGGACATGTGGTGCTTTCGCGCCAGCTGGCGGAAAGCGGCCATTACCCTGCCATCGATATTGAAGCTTCGATTAGCCGAGCCATGACGAGCCTTATCTCCCCGGAGTATTTCGAGCAGGTACGCGGCTTCAAGCAGCTCTATTCGCGTTATCAGCGCTCGCGCGACCTTATCAGTGTGGGCGCATATTCCCCGGGGAGCGATCCTTTGCTCGATCGCGCGATTGCGCTGTATCCCCAACTTGAATTGTTCCTGCAGCAGAGCATGCTGGAACGGGCAGGATATGCGGAGAGTGCCGCCAGACTGGGGGCATTGATCGCCCCCGGCGCCAATTGAGGCGTGACTGGATATGCAAAAAGCTTCCGCCCTGGAAACGTTGATCGAACTGGCGCAGACCCGTACCGACGATGCGGCCCGGCGGCTGGGCGCGCTAAATGCTACGGGCATGGACATGCGGGCAAAGCTGGCGCTGCTGATGCAGTATTCGGACGAGTACCGCGCGCGTTTTCAGACACTGGCACAGCAGGGCCTGGCAGGTTCGGATTTGCGCAACTATTACGAATTCCTCAACAAGCTGGATGACGCAATCGTTCAACAACGGGAAGCGCTGACGCTGATGCACAAACGTGTGGCTGCAGGCGAGACTGACTGGCGGTCGGCCAAACGCGTACTCAACTCATATGATACGCTGGCGCGTCGGCAGACGCGCGTGGAATCAGTGCGTGCCGCGAGACATGAACAGCGCGAAACGGACGAGCACAACGGCAATACTGTCGGTCGCAAGGACCGCAGCTAGGGCCCAATAGAATGAGCGCCGGAGATATCTCGTGACATCACTTTAGGATGACCCGTTTATGAAGCCCTTTGCCTTTTACTTACTAAAACCTGAGTTGCATATACGGGTTCGAGGATAAATCATGCTATATCCGACAATACTAGGTCCAACTGCTCCCGCCGTAGCAAAAAATGGCTCTCTGGCCATGGATCAGGCATCCGGCGGACAGGCGTCCGGAACGACCGGTTTCAGCAATCTGCTCGAAAAGGAAATGGACGCGCAACAAAATTTGCCCGGAAAAGCGACAGGAGCGTCTGGCGAACGGGCGGATGCTGCAAGCGAAGCCAATAAGGCTGGCGAAGCCGACAACGCCAACGGTCTCCCGGCGGGGGAACCTGATATTGGGAAAGATTTTTCCATTGGCAATGTAGAGACTCAAGCCCGGGGAAAAATGCCGTTGGGCGCTGGTGCCGCCAGTACGCAAGCCGACGCGTTGCCCCGTCGCGCTAACCGACCCGCCATGCTCCATCCGGATACCCGGTCGCCATCAGCCGCAGCCGAAACTCCAATTAAAGGACTCGCCGAAGCTCAAAGCAACGAGGGAGCGGTTGCTCGCGGGGTTTTCAAAACCGGAGATCCGGCGCATGCCCACACCCATATTGAAGCACATTCACGTGCTGACCAGCAGATC
The window above is part of the Nitrosospira sp. Is2 genome. Proteins encoded here:
- the fliI gene encoding flagellar protein export ATPase FliI, producing MMTGWNDKMQAPTHAEQWRSFLGGCGDLAATTAPFQLSGSLTRVTGLIMEASGLRLGVGNGCTVLMPDGKNVEAEVVGFHGDRLYLMPANDVRGLSPGAKVIPWDHAGASPVPGDSRQRRRRASDQVRRFPVGDGLLGRVVDGAGRPLDGLGALKAEHYAPLTNQPINPLDRAPISQVLDVGVRAINALLTVGRGQRMGLFAGSGVGKSVLLGMMARYTSADVIVVGLIGERGREVKDFIEQILGPEGLARSVVVAAPADTLPLVRLQGASYATSIAEYFRDQGKNVLLIMDSLTRYAMAQREIALAIGEPPATKGYPPSVFARLPQLVERAGNGLSGSGSITAFYTVLTEGDDQQDPIADAARAILDGHVVLSRQLAESGHYPAIDIEASISRAMTSLISPEYFEQVRGFKQLYSRYQRSRDLISVGAYSPGSDPLLDRAIALYPQLELFLQQSMLERAGYAESAARLGALIAPGAN
- the fliJ gene encoding flagellar export protein FliJ; this encodes MQKASALETLIELAQTRTDDAARRLGALNATGMDMRAKLALLMQYSDEYRARFQTLAQQGLAGSDLRNYYEFLNKLDDAIVQQREALTLMHKRVAAGETDWRSAKRVLNSYDTLARRQTRVESVRAARHEQRETDEHNGNTVGRKDRS